Part of the Miscanthus floridulus cultivar M001 unplaced genomic scaffold, ASM1932011v1 fs_615_1_2, whole genome shotgun sequence genome, AAGGCATGAATGTTACTAGCTCTTGTAGAACATTCGTTTGCATATGTAGTTATTTCACTTAAATATTATAGGCTTGCATATTATTGCGTCAATATGCACACTATTAATTATTCTAAAGCTCAGAATTATTTTTAATAACACATCCTGAAAATTAAATCATCCTTTTGTAAAGCAAACTTTCCTTTGATCATTGTGAGTTAAGCAGGATTGAAATTAGTGTTTCCATGTATTGTCACTTATGTATACCATGCTATAGTATTTCAATGGTCGAATGGCTCATAATTCTAGAAATATAATGGCATTAGTAATTACATAATGCCTTTTGCCTTTATGATAATGAAAGCGTAAGTGCATGGATTGGATGTCACAAACTTAATATAAACCAGCTGATTGGCAACTGTTTTCATTGCCAACTAATTAAACTCATGGAATCTTGCCATCGTTGTTTGAGTCAGCAGGCAAACAACATTGTAATGGTGGCATCAGTTTGCTTTgctattaaaatataaaatagATGCACCATATTACTGGCATTTCCATTTGTAGTACGCCTTGTCCCCATTGCATCTTTAAATAATACCAATGTACATGGGCTAATGGATTACACTCTCTTGCAGCTATCTAGAAGCCTACAATAAGACAAAGGCGATTGCAGAAGGCCATGATGTAAAGAGCAAAAACCCGGATGCTTCAATTGTAGATAAGTACAATACCTCCAAAAGATCAGTGTCTCTTGTGCAGAAGCACCGAGAGAGtaaaaaggagaaaatgaaacaaAAGCAGCacgaaaaagaagaatgggaggGAAACCACCCATGGAAGCCATGGGACCGGGAGAAGGATCTGACTGCTGGGCGCCAAAAGGTAGCCTTAGACCCAGAGAACATGTCACAAGGATTAACTTCCCGTTTCGCATCTGGTTCTGTTCAGAGGAACTTCCTGTGAGCAGTATGGAAAGATACTCCTGGAGCATGGCCTAATCGATGATTAATATCCAGTTACATCTTTCGGCCTGTTTGCTTActtgtatacgatcgtggattataagctggaacagtacttttctctcataccaaaccagccagcagtaaataatccacgatcgtttgcGACGAAATGAACAGGCTGTTTGTCGGCAGATGGCAAATATATTACTGACACATAAAAACGAGTTATGTTACCAAGGACAGTCATCCTGTAAGTTTGTTCGAACTATATAATGGTCTTAGAATTGCAATTTCTTTTTAATCGTGGTAAAATGTCTAGGTTATGGAGTTGGGTTACCATgggcctttttgtttcttttttttattgtACGAAAAATGTGGCATGGCTTTGCGGATGGTCTCTGATAGTTCATGGTCCACTTGGATACAATACATACCCTGTTACTTTCATACGTGCAGACTGCTACTATAAACTTGGATTTATAAAGTTTACTCGGTGATGTGACATCAACATGTACATTTTATGCCTAGTTAAGTTATACCTAAAAGTACTGATAGGTTAACGCCTCTCCTTTGTAAAATACTTAAGTCTTCTAACTACGAGTTTATTCACTTGATTAGATTGTTTAGCGTTAGTACTGAGGTCCTTCCACTACGAGATTCAAAGTCTGAGCGTTTCTTCGCAGTCCCAAGTCAGATAGCTTTTATGGTTCCTTCGTCAATATTGTGTATTCCAGAATTTACAAACTAGTCAATTTAGCTATAACCTATTTAAGAAATTAGCAAACCATCTCATGATCGTAAACCAGCTGCTCCACCGCGCTACCAATCTACCATTAGGAAGAGTGTTGGCTCCCCTGCAGCTGCAGTTGTGCAAGGGGCCAAATGCAGAGCAGACTCATCTGAGGAAAGAGTCATCCAAAATCCAAATGGGCTTAACCCGCTGTGGAGTATTTATACAATTTTTAAGGGACAAGCTTATAGTGATAAATAATAGAAGGAAAAGCTTCAGTGTAAGGTATAGGTGAAACGTGCAGTATCATAGAACAACTATTTATAACAACATCCTTAGCTTCCATTGAGTTTATCCATTACTAGGTCCCCTGCGCTTGGCCTTTTGTTTTCATCTATTGACACACGCATCAGACCAATTTTACATTTTTACTGCAGTTTCTGAATTGGGAGAAGCAATCATCTTTAACATAATCTGGAGATGGCAACCTTTTGGAACGATTTAGCTTCTTTGTCTGAAAAAAAGACGAGAAACAACAGCTAATCTATATAATAAACTAATATTAAAATCGATATAAATTTCTTTCATTCCGTTATGCCAAACCGGACAACCTCCGCATCCACCACCATCACCCTACAGTCCTACACTCACTTTTGTTCGGAGTCCTGATCCGTGCACATTTGTAAATACTCCACATCGGGTTAAGCACATGTTGATCTTAACTATCACTAAGTTCCATGCCTCGTCTGGTGTTGCTggcatctgcatgcatgcatcgCTTGATTACAATCTAGCGGAGAAAagaaaccttttttttttgcaggAGGTAATGAGATTAATGAGATCCAGGCGAGTTAAGATTTCTTGGCTTCGGTGAATTTTTTTTAAGCGCCTATCAACCAGGACACAGGGAGTGTATAATTCATATATGTTGTGAAACTACAAGAGGTTTTTAAGATGGATAGTCACTTTGAACAAAGCTAATGTGATATGTAAAAAGGAACAAAGAGAGTACCACCAGGGACGGATCTAGCGGTCCGCCCCTACCGCTGCCGGACCCCTGGAGCCCTCCTAGAAATTTTTACCATAGATATACCTTGAGGAGAGGCTAAAGCTATCTAGAGGTTGAAAAAACTCCCCTAACATTTATCCTAGATCCGTCCTTGATCGAGTACCACGTCACTAGTAGAACTTCTATCCACCCATAACCTTTGAACATGCGTGTTGGAGCACCATGTTTAGATGATAAGAAAGACCTCTAAATTATTAGATTTACGTGAGGATCTATAGGGATCCTGATTCTCATGGATGAGCTCCATACAACAATATGAGACGACTTTGAACAACTCCTTTATCTTAGGGCTTGCCTAGCGTGCCAACATGGCGTGTTGCCCTAGAGTCAACATCAATACTAAATAGTTTAAGTATCCATATCACACCAGTTAGAGCAGGCCCAACGCTCCATGGTGTGCATATGACTCAGTGTGATTTGGATGACACTCTAGAGTAAAAAAAGCGGTGGCTTCATATTGTCAATGACCTGCAGAGGTCACTGGTGGCTCGGGAAAGGAAACGTGTGGTCCAATCGCGTAGAGGAAAAAGGCAAGAAAAGCAACAGTACTTTTGGTGCATTAAAAGAGGCTGATGGGACCAGAAGTCTAGTGCCTTCACTAATTTGCATTGGAAGACCTATGCCTCTGCCCATACAAATCTACATGtaacccgaattttgaattaagACCACCATTAGTACTACCTGCTATGGTGCTGCCCTTAGTAGTCTTGTAGGGTGGCAGAGGCTGCGGAAGTCACGGTGGTTTGGTCCGACAATGCTACAACAGAGGCAATAAACAAAACCTGTTAGGTGGATTCGTGGTCTCAAATACAAATTCTCACAAAATATCTACGATGGCTAGTGTTGCAGGACTACTATATATATTCCTATATGTTCTCCTATAGACGTGACATCTCTTATTTACTTAAACACTATATGTTCTCTTTTAGACGTGACATTTTTTTTTACGTGACATCTCTTTTTTATTGAAACACTATATGTTCTCCTATAGACGTGACATCTCTTTATGACTCTGCCCCtggtgtgggggtatgaccctcaagacatgggctgcaccatcgaaGGTggtccggcccacaagatcaaggcgtgcacgacgctgctcggtgtgcaccgcaagacattgtatagtactaaataggATATTTTACTTGTAACTCTGTCTcttcagactatataaggagaggcaggggtcccctatcGGATAGGCTAcgtcaagctacttggtcgtccagattaatacaatacaccaaagacacaggacgtagggtattacgtcgatcagacggcccgaacctgtctaaatcgctgtttctgcgccttgtgtcaccatccggttcctgatcacgcgcactccaccgacaaatctaccatcgcgggatatccctcggtggactatcgagcatattctgtcgacacctgGACTATTGCTCGGTACATTAGTTTGTGACGTCGCTTACATCAACCAAGGTACGCGGCATCTAAAGTTTTGGGTGTGGTCTCAAGACCACTTTACATTTCCATAAACATAAACCAATTATGTGGTTCCTTTTTCATATTTTAGATTACCATAAATTATTTTATTTTTGCACAGAATTTTCGATAGAATTGTGAGAAATGGCCGTACGTGCACAAAACCTGATGAGCCGTACTTGGGCCGCTAGATAGAGGATTTCCGGGCCACATGGCACTTATTTGGTGTTCTAGACTGGACTAGAAGCCTGGAGAAATGTTTGTTGTTCTTCAGGAACACGCCCTCGGAATCCTATCGCCACTCACGACAGTCGACACGCCCGCGGAAGCACTCTTTGCCGAACTCTCTCTGTCGCCATGCTGCCGGCGGTCGCCGCCGCATCCCCCGGCCTCTCCCATCTGCCGCGCTACCACCACCTTGGCCGTCGCTTTcacctccgccgccaccgccttctaCCTGCTACTCCGGCCAGGCCCTCGTGTGGCGTCACCCGCGCCCGCCGCCTTCTCCTTGCCGGCGCGTTCGCCTCCGGGGAGGGTCCTTCAGGACAGGTGAGCTCCTGGCAGCCCTCCTGACACGCCATCGTGGTGTTTGCTCAAATTAGTCCGCAGGAATTTGCAAAAAtagataaatattttttttttaaaaaaaactctgcAATGTTTGTGTGTTCTGAACCGTACTGTCCATATAATGCTTTAATTGCTCCATTTTAGCAAGAAATTGCGGTATTCCAGCAATTTTCAGGATGTTTTGAAATGCAACTGACAAAATTCTGAAATTAGTTTACATGTGGGCGTTTTGCTTTTAAAAGATAATGTTTGTTACCACGTTTTTTTTACAGCTCACTTCAATTGTTCTGAACTTTTGAAATTCAGAATGGACTTTCTTGAAGTGCAATTTCTTTCAGAGTTGCTGTCGTCTCAATACATCGGTTGATTTTGTTAGGATGTTGACTACTCTGCTGGCGCCACAAATTCTGGGTCTGCATACCTTGGTCTCTTCGTTCGATTGCTTGGCTTGGACAATGACGCACGTGATAGGGAGCATGCTGTTTGCACACTCTATCAGTACTCCCTTGGTGGAAGGAAGTGCATCGATGAGATAATGCAATTCCCTGGTTGCATTGTTCTCATCAATAGCCTCCTGAAATCAGAGTCCACTCCTGCCTGTGAAGCAGCTGCAGGTCTTCTGCGTAACATTACATCAGTTCACATATATAGGAAGATGGCTGGTGAGAGTGGAGCAATGGAAGAAATCATTAGTCTTCTCTGTAAATCTACAATAACCCCTGAGGTAGCTGCAAATTTAATCATTACCACTCCAAGATCTTTTTCTCCATTCCATGTTGGCTGTAAAGTGATATAACTGGCTGTTACCATGTCTGGCATGCGTGGTAATGGTTGATAGCCAGGATACATATAAAAACAATGTTGAATTACCTAATGCATTGTGAAATTGCAACATAATGTTTTCCTCTTGCAGATTCTAGAGCAGTGTTTGTGTACCATTTGGAACTTTTCTATTGATGAAAATTGGAGGTACAAGATTCTGAGGAGCGATGTCCTAATGAAGATTGTTAGCTACCTAGATGAAGAAGACATAAAAGTCAAAGAGGCCGCTGGTGGTATCATATCAAATTTAGCTTTGAGTCCCTCTAATCATGGAGCTTTGGTTGAAGCAGGAGTGATCCCAAAATTGGTAATTTCAACATACAAGATCCCAGTGCAAATAATCGCACACTTATATGCATTGCTTTAATGTTGAAAACATGAAATGTTGTATTATCCATGTTAAGGATATACACTTGGCACATGCATTATTCAACTGTTTTTTCCTCAAATGAGGTCCTAAAAGCCATTGCAATTGCAGTACTATGAGATGCTTTTAAACTTTTGGTGATCTGTAACTCAGAAACTTTATCAAAGTCTAAATATATAGGTCTATATTTTGAGATATGCCTAAATCTTATGTCatgctaatattttgttggagTGCAAAGTGCTTTTGCCGCTTGTTATTATATATTTCCTGAAATTTGTTCCAAATAATAATTTGGGGTTGTTTTTTAGGTTCATCTTTTGCAAACCAAAGAAGATGACTATAAGATTATTAGAAAGGAAGCAAAAAGTTCACTAATACAGCTGACTGGTGATGATCATTACTACAGCCTTATAATAGAGGAGGGTCTAGTCCGGATTCCTTTGGTTGGCTCAGCTGCATATAAAGCTTTTAAACCTCTCCCTCATTCATGGCCCTCTTTTCCTGATGGCTCTGAGATTCAACGGAGTTCTCGTCCCTCAAAATACGGTGCTACTGAACTGCTCCTTGGCTTGAGTGTCAATGAGAATGATACAAAACCAGATGAAGCTAAAATTAATGCTATGATAGGACGTTCTAATCAGCAATTCCTTGCGCGTGTTGGAGCTACTGAGTTGGATGATCAAGGAAAAGAGGAATCTGGATCTGAAAAGAATGACATGTATACCATTTTGCCATGGATAGATGGTGTTGCACGGTTAGTTTTAATCCTTGGACTGGAAGATGTCTCTGCAATAAAAAAGGCTGCTAGAGCATTGGGTGACGCATCAATAAATGAACATATGCGTACCTCATTCAAGGAAGCTGGGGCCGTTAAACCTCTACTTCAGTTGCTCAAGCACAAAGATGTACATGTTAGAGAAGCTGGTGGTTATGCGTTGGAAAAATTAAGTGTCAGGTACTTTATCTTTCCTTATTCAAAGTCTTTAATCAAGGCGACCATACCACTTAATGTTGTTTTGAACAAATCTTAATATCACTTTGCTGGTAATGAACTCTGTTTGGGTGCTGTCACTTATAACACAGTAAGGACGTAGGAGATTATATTTTTTCTTGATGCCTAGAGGAATGTCATGTTAAATAGAGGAATTTGGCATATTAATAAACCCATGAGCTCTATGACCATAATTTATCTTTTTCCATCTCTAATTCTCCCTAAAAATACTCTAGGTAGAAAAAACGCCTAGACAAAATGCCTAGGTGCTAGGTGAGGTGCTGCTGCTTCGTTTAAGTGTTGCCTTTTTAAACAAAGGTTTCACAATGTATTGATGTATCGCCTTTTAAAACATGCACAATGGACCTACATTTATGTCTATGTGTATCTATTTGTTTGGCTAATAGAACATTGTTTTTTTTGTACCCAGTTTGTTTCCTTGTTTGGGTAGTTTATTTTCCTGTGTGGGCGCATATGTTACTATGACTAAAGCAATTGCGTAAGAGACCGGTTATGTACAGTCTTTCTTCTACTTTAATAAAATGGTATGCAGCTCACCTGCATATTTGAGAAGAAAAGCACTGCATGTTTTGGAACATATTcagaaaagggggggggggggggggggggggggggggggggggggcgtacctagtgcagagagctcccgctctgtgcggggtctggggaagagtgttggtggcaagccttaccctcgcctgtgcaatgcgaggatatcgcgactcgaacccgggaccttccggtcacaggcgataagactctaccacttgcaTCAGGCCCGCCCTTCTTGGAACATATtcagaactttttttttttggtggggggggggggggggggtggctaCTCGGTCCATTTTTTTATGAATAGTCCAACATATGAGCTTTATTCAAATGCACTTGCGCTACTCCTTATTTAGGCTAGCAGAAGATACAGATAATGAAGTCTAGTACTCTAGTTGTCTGTAATGTTGGCTCTAGACTAACAAGTGATTGTGCATAAACTGTTTAACATGTGGATAGTGCTGAAGTGTTCTCTACTTGATAAGCCGCGAAGTGCTTTAATAGCATATAATGTATATTGGGGCGCTACTCGACCATATTTAGTATTTTCTTCTGTTTGTTGCTGGATtcattttttactatcatatgttCCTCGTTTGACTACTTCTTTCTTCACAATCCTTTGTAGTGCGACAGTCTGTCGGAATATCAAAACAGAAGGTGGATTAGAATTGCTTGTAAATATAGTCAAGGATCGAGATACCCCAGTAGAACTACTAGAGAAGGTATTGGCCTTCAACATGACCTTTTTTACACATAAGAATAACATTGTCATGGCTAGGGTTTTAACTTAACAGTTTCTGTGCAGATAATTTATATACTTTCTCGAATGTTTGACATGGGGATTTGCATGGTTGCTGCAGTGAGTCTAGCTTATTTTGCACATCACTGGTTTTTATTTGTTTTATATTGAAACACTGCACTCTAATGCTCTCAATTTGTCAGCCGGATACTGAAGGTGATAAGGACAGTGGAAACAATGCAATTCCCCAGACTTCTGTTAACCAAGAGATGGCCAGGTTAGTTTGGGCCTTGTGGCTACACATGTGACTTTCTTTACTTACTCTATAATTTCATGGGAATTCTTGAGTTCTCATTCCCTTAATTCATAACAAAGTGTTGT contains:
- the LOC136532422 gene encoding uncharacterized protein, with the translated sequence MLPAVAAASPGLSHLPRYHHLGRRFHLRRHRLLPATPARPSCGVTRARRLLLAGAFASGEGPSGQDVDYSAGATNSGSAYLGLFVRLLGLDNDARDREHAVCTLYQYSLGGRKCIDEIMQFPGCIVLINSLLKSESTPACEAAAGLLRNITSVHIYRKMAGESGAMEEIISLLCKSTITPEILEQCLCTIWNFSIDENWRYKILRSDVLMKIVSYLDEEDIKVKEAAGGIISNLALSPSNHGALVEAGVIPKLVHLLQTKEDDYKIIRKEAKSSLIQLTGDDHYYSLIIEEGLVRIPLVGSAAYKAFKPLPHSWPSFPDGSEIQRSSRPSKYGATELLLGLSVNENDTKPDEAKINAMIGRSNQQFLARVGATELDDQGKEESGSEKNDMYTILPWIDGVARLVLILGLEDVSAIKKAARALGDASINEHMRTSFKEAGAVKPLLQLLKHKDVHVREAGGYALEKLSVSATVCRNIKTEGGLELLVNIVKDRDTPVELLEKIIYILSRMFDMGICMVAAPDTEGDKDSGNNAIPQTSVNQEMASELIFDFDAISRLTKVLKEASPRLQARVCCVLDHVAASEQHATAMTAACTGSVIEAILEIGVIHGTRSDSENFDETPSAVIEELSEAVSAAVRLLTKLLNFDLFIRSINSEKITSLLRRMLKSSFPLQSKDCLAACLIKLESRAGLSGDHGISNIDMEITIYQTIPRLVEQMMTSLSFENKRSAVIELNKIISGGVLEYTRALADAGGIFPLVKMLEEGDGDALEAILAILYNLSMDPENHPAVIAAGAVPLLKRIVLTEGPQWSSAIQLLRTLPV